The following proteins are encoded in a genomic region of Phycisphaera sp.:
- the raiA gene encoding ribosome-associated translation inhibitor RaiA yields MRIEVVGRHMTITDPIRQHAEEKSEKLTRFFDRIQSVTWTIEHHNSSSGDSFEVELIVDVEHHEDLVSKDNGGDLYGVIDSVQHKGIRQLTDLHDKVKVQKRQAH; encoded by the coding sequence ATGCGCATCGAAGTCGTCGGCAGGCACATGACGATCACCGACCCCATCCGTCAGCACGCCGAGGAGAAATCCGAGAAGCTCACCCGCTTTTTCGACCGCATCCAGTCGGTGACCTGGACCATCGAGCACCACAACAGCTCATCGGGCGATTCGTTCGAGGTCGAACTGATTGTGGACGTTGAGCACCACGAGGATCTGGTAAGCAAGGACAATGGGGGCGACCTGTACGGCGTCATCGACTCGGTGCAGCACAAGGGCATCCGCCAGCTCACCGACCTGCACGACAAGGTCAAGGTCCAGAAGCGGCAGGCGCACTAG
- a CDS encoding HPr family phosphocarrier protein, protein MAKECAAKVTVTNRLGLHARPATAVADVAQQFKSAILLRRDDQEIDGKSIMQIMLLAATQGVEIEVVANGDDAEEACKALADLFDRGFDEE, encoded by the coding sequence TTGGCCAAGGAGTGCGCCGCCAAGGTGACCGTCACGAACCGGCTGGGGCTGCACGCGCGCCCGGCGACGGCGGTGGCCGACGTGGCCCAGCAGTTCAAGAGCGCCATACTGCTGCGCCGCGACGATCAGGAGATCGACGGCAAGTCGATCATGCAGATCATGCTGCTGGCGGCCACCCAGGGCGTCGAGATCGAGGTCGTCGCCAACGGCGACGACGCCGAGGAGGCGTGCAAGGCCCTGGCCGACCTCTTCGATCGGGGCTTCGATGAAGAGTGA
- a CDS encoding DUF502 domain-containing protein — protein MARQESFMDDFKRFFGRGLAVLLPSILTLWLLWQAFVFLYNNVAEPINRGIRVVVVEIAPRVTPEDSRPQFMVVEPGQIDEFLASPEGRPFRGRSTTVVREHLVRKQLGDFWNQHWYLRGAGLLVAIMLIYLAGLLLGNYLGRRFYARVERLISQIPGFKQVYPHVKQVVDLIMGDRKVAFRRVVMVQYPRRGLWTLGLVTSDSISMIHEATGVPCIAVFIPSTPTPFTGFAITVPRDEAIDVPMSIDEAIRFFITGGTLVPDRFAPPGTKKPEPADETPHPSEADEAARTAKPQR, from the coding sequence GTGGCACGCCAGGAAAGCTTCATGGACGACTTCAAGCGGTTCTTCGGCCGCGGGCTCGCCGTCCTCCTGCCTTCCATCCTGACGTTGTGGCTGCTCTGGCAGGCGTTCGTGTTCCTGTACAACAACGTGGCCGAGCCGATCAACCGCGGCATCCGGGTGGTGGTGGTCGAGATCGCGCCCCGTGTCACGCCCGAGGACAGCCGGCCCCAGTTCATGGTGGTCGAGCCGGGACAGATCGACGAATTCCTGGCTTCGCCCGAGGGCCGGCCATTCCGCGGCCGCTCGACGACTGTCGTGCGCGAGCACCTCGTGCGCAAGCAACTCGGTGACTTCTGGAACCAGCACTGGTATCTCCGGGGCGCCGGCTTGCTCGTGGCCATCATGCTCATCTACCTCGCCGGCCTCTTGCTGGGTAACTACCTGGGCCGCCGCTTCTACGCCCGCGTGGAGCGCCTGATTTCTCAGATCCCGGGGTTCAAGCAGGTCTATCCCCACGTGAAGCAGGTCGTCGACCTGATCATGGGCGACCGCAAGGTGGCCTTTCGCCGTGTCGTGATGGTGCAGTACCCCCGCCGCGGCTTGTGGACCCTGGGCCTGGTAACCAGCGACTCGATCTCCATGATCCACGAGGCGACAGGGGTGCCGTGCATCGCGGTGTTCATCCCCTCGACGCCCACCCCGTTTACCGGGTTTGCCATCACGGTGCCTCGTGACGAGGCCATCGACGTGCCGATGTCCATCGATGAGGCGATCCGGTTCTTCATCACCGGCGGCACGCTCGTGCCCGACCGGTTTGCCCCCCCGGGCACGAAAAAGCCCGAGCCAGCGGACGAGACCCCTCACCCCTCGGAAGCCGATGAGGCGGCCAGGACCGCCAAACCGCAACGCTGA
- a CDS encoding PTS sugar transporter subunit IIA has protein sequence MALKLTEIVAPDAVVAELNATERDDVIAEMIDALVQAGAADAEHRDALVAAVLERERKGSTGFGRGVAVPHVKHPGVTKMAAAVGRSSKGVDFSALDRQPVYSVVLLLSPGSSPEDHLKAMEVIFKSLGNETFRRFLRQATTREDIIELLHEADHQKLPG, from the coding sequence ATGGCCTTGAAGCTGACCGAGATCGTGGCACCCGATGCCGTGGTGGCAGAACTGAATGCCACCGAACGCGACGACGTGATCGCCGAGATGATCGACGCGCTGGTCCAAGCCGGTGCTGCCGACGCCGAGCATCGCGACGCGCTCGTGGCCGCCGTGCTCGAGCGTGAGCGCAAAGGCTCCACGGGCTTCGGCCGGGGTGTGGCGGTGCCGCACGTGAAGCATCCCGGCGTGACCAAGATGGCCGCCGCGGTCGGACGCAGCAGCAAGGGCGTCGACTTCAGCGCCCTCGACCGCCAGCCGGTGTACTCGGTGGTGCTGCTGCTGAGCCCCGGCAGTAGCCCCGAAGACCACCTCAAGGCGATGGAGGTCATCTTCAAGAGCTTGGGCAACGAGACGTTCCGGCGGTTCCTGCGGCAGGCGACCACGCGCGAGGACATCATCGAATTACTGCACGAGGCCGATCACCAGAAGCTGCCCGGCTGA